The stretch of DNA tttttatcaaatttaTTTCCTAAGGTTTTCTCTAAATAATGCATCCttttatcaattttatcCTGTAAGTTTTCATTTACATAATTCAtttcatcattatttatatttttaaagtttttttcATCTGAAGAactcatttttttatcagtatttttttaatattttgtcTTGTTCTTTTAAAACCATAGTACTTCTAATTTTTTGTAGATTCTtcacttttatatatttatataattatttaaatatatatattatgtatgccttttttaaataatagaatatatctctattttataattttgttcCATTTctcttaatattttattatgtgTGCATAAATTATTTCGCAATATCTTctgaaataatttatttttttttcaatactttataaatttataattattcctTTATTTCATACGTattctttaattatttaaaaaaaaatacataaaatattGCGTGtctgttttatttttctattatagaaaaaacaaaaagaattTACAAGAACTTATGTTAAATTATAAGATTCTCCTTTTCAAAagttttttacaaaaaaaaaaaaaaaaaaaatttatacacATAAATGCATCTTAAAATACAAacgatttaaaaaataatacattttgccttttaattttaaaaagaagggaagcaattaaatttttcatgTAACTATTATTGTTTATAGTACTTTTAACTTAATAGgattactaatttttttattgcatGTTTGCtctattaaataaattatccTATCAAAAATATATGCAAACTGATATTAACTGTTTAATTGGATATTGCaaataacaattttatatatgttcATGTGAATAATTACATAGAgttatgtataaaaaaaaaatataatatatatttttatatataaatatattttcttaagaaaaaaaaggtaaCTAATAATTAAAGGATTTATTccaaaagatatatataattaaaaaaactaattactaaaaatttttataagaagAAATCAGAATTAAAAGtttatttgaattttattatatcttaGATTTTTATCAATTTATATAAGGAAATCATGAGTACAAAAAAAACAGCTTTAGTTGTAGTAGTAAGATATaatagtaaatatatataaaataaaaaaaataaagatatcaTACATATGTGAATACACGTAAAATGCTTCATTTAAAGTATATTCAATTTCTGTATTAAAATGGTTTGTTTCCTTTGTATATAacagataattttttattataaacaatttaaaaatgtgtatatatataattttttttaattataaataaattatattttaaaacatttatatcattaactttcattatttatattttaaggcTTCAGGATCCGAAGATGTAGAATACATTTCAGTAGTTGATATACTAAGGAGAGCTAGTAAatgaaatagaaatatatatatatatatatatacacttTTGTGTTTATTTAATCATTTGGTCTTCTTTTCATtgttcttttaaataataataaaaaaaaaaaaaacttttgaaataattaaaaatatgaaaaattgattgtacaataaaaaagaaaaacaaatttaaaattttttaaaatataattatatatgtatagtattacatatttttttttgtaaattttaattttttctttttttgtagaTATCAGTGTAACAACCGCATCTGTAGAAGAAACAGAGAAGGTTTGTCTTCAATCAAAAAATACCATTATGGCAGATACAACAATTAGAAAAGtaagaaatattatttttgatGCAATTGTAATTCCGGGAGGTATGAAAGGTTCTAATACTATAGCAGAATGTGAACCTTTTATTGAAATGCTAAAAGAACAGAAAAACAATAACAGAATATATGCAGCTATATGTGCAGCTCCTCAAACCGTTTTAAATCGTCATCATCTAATTGATGATGTTGAAGCAGTTGCCTATCCAACCCTTGATAAAGATTTCAAAAATGTTGGTAAAGGTAGAGTATGTGTTTCCAAAAATTGTATAACTTCTATAGGGCCAGGATCAGCTACTGAATTTGCTCTTAAAATAATAGaagttttattaaatagAGAAGCTGCGCAGAAAGTTGCAAATGATTTTATTTTGCATCCATCtattactttttaatttttaaatataaaaatttattcatgtatatatattatactattttaatattcttttaaaaaaatatgagtgttttttacattttaataCAAAAACTATTAATTATgtaagtttattttttttaaataaaaaaatttataatatagtAAGAAATTACTTTAAAATAAAGATTTATGTAAGAtgatcataaaaaaaaaaaaagtgttctgttgtttaaattttgaaattaaaaaaaaataatatcaaaTAAATAGTACCTTAATTTAAACTTCATTAgggaatgaaaaaaaaaaaaaaaaaaaaaaataataaacatattaaaaacaaataatacattttaaaattttatataatgaagagaaaaaaataaattttaaaatataagatatagtattttttgtacaatttgaaaaaaaatgttttttaatataaattagaaAGTATTCTCATACaatatatcttcttttaatttattggaaaagctaaaaaattattttttttaaaaagtgaagatttaaataaataattacaaatataaaaaaaaataggtagaaaaagaaaaataaaaaaaaaataatagtaaatattttaatatcgCAAATGAATttaacaaataataataaaaatgatattataaatgacagatatataaattttaaaatcttTAAAAAAGGAGAAGACTTAACCCCCCatgaaaaaacatttttaaaagtcaatacatatttaaatgaaGGCATTATACCTAAATGTATTGGAATGGGAATAGGAGGTGGAATTGTGGGTATTTTTATTGGAGCATTTTTTTTCAGTATGCAGCCAAGTAATATAGACTATAATTTAAGTTATAAGGAGCAACTAAGAGAACAGTTTGCAATGTTTAAACaatcaattaaaaatagcTGTCGTAATTTTGCTAAAATtggatttttattttctttttatgaaaattctttacaaaaaattagaGCAACAAAGGATTTAACTAATACGTTATATTCAGGTTGTTTAACAGGTGCTACTATATCTTATAAAAAAGGATTACCTTCAATGGTTAGTGGATGTGCTAGTTTCGCAGCTTTTTCAGTTGCCATTGAAAAATTGCAAAGATCaaacaaattttaaatttattttttttcttttctaaattaaaatatgtttcctatatttaaaattcttATAAATTTCATAACATTAAACACCTATATTTGATTACATGTgcgtaaaattttttttatacatataaatttaGAAATATATGAATTCATATTAGAGAATTAATAATTGAtataatattcatatattttttacgaAAATTATTTCCAATgaacaaatatattaaaaaagcacttaaaaattattaaaaaagtttCCATAAATATAAACACAAGTTTATTTTTgacaatatatatacattttaatcaaatatatacttacgtaataaaaaaaaattacagtataataattaaagtgaaaatttttttaaatgtttcaAAAAACAAAAGAGATAGGAAATTcctaattaataaataatcgcttggatataaatatttctttttaaaaaaggtaTCACGAATTATAGGGGGATTAGCAAAAAGGAAAGAATATGTTAAGACAAAACATCATAGATGGTATAAAAACTAgcaaaaagaaagaaaaaacctaaaaaaaaaaaaaagatatactgttaataattttaacgcaaatttttttttttttttctaaccAGAAAATAAATGTACATAAAGTTCTTTTATGCTACATTTCcccaaaaaattaattaaaattgcTAATCCAATACAAAATGCATATGCAAATAAGCTTGCAAAAATAACAATTGAAAAGGAATATGTACTACTGAGCATAAAAGATGCTATTTGGCTTTTATCGCCTAATTCACTTAAAATGGTTAAAATAAATgtctacaaaaaaaaaaaaattagatacatatttatatacatatgatTATGGATATATaattacttttaaaaaaataggaTATAATGTAAATAGTTtagatttaaaatttaatttttttatttcctctTCAGCTTCTTCACAACctgatttaaataaaagtaatttttttttttttttttgctattttatgtaaatcatttttaatgtcataaaataattttaatctAAACATATAAGGAAATTAttgaacttttttttttaattattttaaaaaaaaactctatttttatacataatacaaaaatgttatgttaatattaaatcttaacagtattattatattttattttcttacttgatttttttttttttttgaataaattaaaaaaaatttgtaaactatatataaaaaataaagctgatgaaataatttgaaatgtaatttttgaaaaatatttagataAATGGTTTCCCATTAAACAAATTATAATCGTCATACTAACAAGCCCCATATAACTACCCAAGAAAACTTGCATCCATGATTTTGTTGTTAGACCCATTAATATCACTATAAAAAAAGtcttaataaatttaaaattttaaactaATATTGTATATTGAGAATAgaagtaaatatataaacttaacatgtatataataaaaatataggttttaatgaaatacaaaaatatatatatatatataaaataaaacaatagTTACTACATGAACATAATgttacaataaaaaataaaaaaaaaatcaacaattttaatatatggaaaaacaaaatttcaGCTaagaaaacaataaaaatgtttAGATAAtgaaagaaagaaaataattctaTTATAAAAGAGTTCTAACTTTGTCAAATATTTCAGATGCTGTTACTGAAAGGAAAATTAAAGAAAGCTCAGAGATATATAACTTCATACTTAGAAATCAATGTAAACGATAatactatttttaaaatcaaatattcacataaaaaatacttataaataaaaaaaatattgtattatacaaataaaatatataaaagtaatgtgagtataaacaaaaattatatgatttaatcatatcaatattttattaattttttcattttttttttttttttattatttctaatttaatatttatcatttatcaaaattaaaaatttatcagaaaaaaaaaagaaaatggaaaaataagtcttttttctaatatgGAGAATacaacaattaataaagtaaaaaaaaatagtctTAGTTTTAAagaactttttattttttatttttcataaaagttaaatttatttatgaaattatccttttttattaacaaaataatattttatttactaaattatattttgttattccttacattaataaattttaatataaataaaaactacttattaaaaaattttaatatttctattttttactattgtttttaaatattcttaaagaaattaataacTTCAAAATAATTTCACTTATTGTAAACATAAATGTATGagatatttaatatttatactaCAATTacttcattatatttttacagtACATTTTCttgtatatattaaatatattttacataatattttatttttttttataattgatataattatactttttttaaaatgctaaaaaaaaaaaaaaaaatgcagttatagaaaattatttttattttatataaaaaaaagtgagaATAAAGAGAAATGCGAAGAAAATCAGACAATAGTAAATTCAAAAAAGTTTAAAGTTTTTTAATAGTtcagaatatataaaaatttaacttttGCTAATAAGATATCGTATAAATTCATATGAAAGTTGATGCCatttatttgttatttttaacaaagaagaacaaaaaaaaaaaataaatataatatttttaaagttaaatattttaattttattattcgtTCTTAcactaataatttataaacacacaacaatataaaataaaaataggtcaatttataattaaagaatatatatatattttctatttaaaaatatttttttcatgaacataaataaatattggTCAAAAATATACTgtcaaataatattaatatatttcataatttcatttatatatatatataataaataaagcagaatttaaattatatttataaaatacttcagtatttcaaataatgttttcataataatttggtcctttataaaatataacacCATTtctgaatatataaattaataatattgaatATTGCGTAAGTCTgaaatgtataaaaaaaaattatactttaaagaaaaaaatttaagaaactcaaaaaatgtttattttcattcgcataaattaaaaaaaaaaaaaaaaatgtgcaTAAATAATAcgcacttttttttattaaatatgaaaataaacaTTCTTAAGTCACGTTGTAATTTtacaataaatttataaaaataaatttcattattaatgcaaaaaaataaatcatttaaaatttttttagtttttttttattcccaataatatatttaaataatttaaaatttatatatttttaactttttttttctataaaattgtatttttataaaaaaaaaaaggaaaaaaaatatttttgagtGATTAAATTAGCATTATtgaaaacatatattttgtacataaaatttaaaatatataaatatataattttttttattatattttaggAAATAAAATcgaaaagaaattaaaaaaaaaaaaaaaaaagatattgttaaaaatgaaaaaattatatttaaaatgaatGAACGAGTAAATGAATATGATGAACTGTATGATGATATATATGATTATGATGTGAATGAAGTTTTGAATATTAAAGATAATGTTGTAAattgtaatttaaatgataaattacctgaaaaaaacttaattgctgaatataaaagaatagaATCTAAATTTGATCATGTAAATGATAAACATACAAACTCTGAGGGAGAAAAagatattgaaaaaaatttattgaatGAATTAAAcagtaaaaatatacataggAAGAATACTGAAAGTGAGTACGATGAAGTATTTGGAGGTAAGAAAAGTATTAAAAGAAAGGAAGAAAATGATTTTGAAAActttgagaaaaaaaataataaaaatcataTACAAACTAATATTAATGAATTCAGTACTGCTTCATTGCATTACAACAAAAATGAAACTTCTCATAAAATATTAgataatgagaaaaaaataaaagaatataaaataaatcatGATGATGAAAAAGTGAGAAGTACAGAAGAGattagtaataaaaataacaatgatgaaaaaattaataatgaagaagtttatatatatgataatataaatcaaaaaaactttaaaaatgatgaagaaaataaattttgtgaaaataaatcaaatattattttaaacaaTGAAGATAATGAACATGGAAATAAACAGAATAAACAAGatgatataattaaaaaaaatagtataaatgaaaaatatgacAAAAATAGTGAAGAAAAAGAGGTTGCAAtgttaaaagaagataagtTAATATATGGAAAATATGAAAGCAATCAAGcagaagaaaatgaatataaatatgaaaaaactGAAAATAGTAAATCAGAAGAGGATTTgcttaaaaatgaaaacaataatgaacataataaatcaaaagaaaataatttgaaatatgaagaaaaaaaagaatgtaataataaatttgaagaaaatgaaaccaaacaagaaaataaaaacaaaaatacaCCTTcggaaaatgaaaatagaaaTACATTTGAGTGTAATATTTGTTTTGATGATGTAAGAGATCCAGTTGTAACAAAATGTGGTCATTTATTTTGTTGGTTATGCTTA from Plasmodium relictum strain SGS1 genome assembly, chromosome: 11 encodes:
- the DJ1 gene encoding protein DJ-1, putative, coding for MSTKKTALVVVASGSEDVEYISVVDILRRANISVTTASVEETEKVCLQSKNTIMADTTIRKVRNIIFDAIVIPGGMKGSNTIAECEPFIEMLKEQKNNNRIYAAICAAPQTVLNRHHLIDDVEAVAYPTLDKDFKNVGKGRVCVSKNCITSIGPGSATEFALKIIEVLLNREAAQKVANDFILHPSITF
- the TIM22 gene encoding mitochondrial import inner membrane translocase subunit TIM22, putative, with protein sequence MNLTNNNKNDIINDRYINFKIFKKGEDLTPHEKTFLKVNTYLNEGIIPKCIGMGIGGGIVGIFIGAFFFSMQPSNIDYNLSYKEQLREQFAMFKQSIKNSCRNFAKIGFLFSFYENSLQKIRATKDLTNTLYSGCLTGATISYKKGLPSMVSGCASFAAFSVAIEKLQRSNKF
- a CDS encoding transmembrane protein, putative, which codes for MKLYISELSLIFLSVTASEIFDKTFFIVILMGLTTKSWMQVFLGSYMGLVSMTIIICLMGNHLSKYFSKITFQIISSALFFIYSLQIFFNLFKKKKKSSCEEAEEEIKKLNFKSKLFTLYPIFLKTFILTILSELGDKSQIASFMLSSTYSFSIVIFASLFAYAFCIGLAILINFLGKCSIKELYVHLFSGFFFLFASFYTIYDVLS
- the RNF5 gene encoding E3 ubiquitin-protein ligase RNF5, putative, encoding MNERVNEYDELYDDIYDYDVNEVLNIKDNVVNCNLNDKLPEKNLIAEYKRIESKFDHVNDKHTNSEGEKDIEKNLLNELNSKNIHRKNTESEYDEVFGGKKSIKRKEENDFENFEKKNNKNHIQTNINEFSTASLHYNKNETSHKILDNEKKIKEYKINHDDEKVRSTEEISNKNNNDEKINNEEVYIYDNINQKNFKNDEENKFCENKSNIILNNEDNEHGNKQNKQDDIIKKNSINEKYDKNSEEKEVAMLKEDKLIYGKYESNQAEENEYKYEKTENSKSEEDLLKNENNNEHNKSKENNLKYEEKKECNNKFEENETKQENKNKNTPSENENRNTFECNICFDDVRDPVVTKCGHLFCWLCLYSWIKKNNDCPVCKAEVSRENIIPLYGRGKSSNEHKYSNVEEPRPTPKRKEGVRRNNNSTNNLGLRASFGVWVNPFSFGLSYTNMSEEPYFNNRNETRRVQTETFHAEAASSFFFFLGFFLSLYILFYSS